A stretch of DNA from Lysinibacillus sp. B2A1:
CAAGCAAGTGCACCTATTCCTTTGCAAGCAGGAAATAATATAATTTCTGTTGTGGTGACAGCACAGGATCGCACTACAAAAACGTATACAGTTCAAGTAAATCGAAGGGGACCTTCTACAAATGCGGATTTGGGCAACTTAACCTTGAGTAGTGGTCCTTTAAATGAAACGTTTTATCCAGCGAAGACATTCTACACACAATTTGTAGAAAACAGGATAGAGAGCCTAACAGTTAACCTCATTACTGCAGATATAAGGGCAAGTGTGACAGTGAACGGTTTATTGGTTCCGAATGGACATGTAAGCTCTACAATTCCTTTAACGATAGGAAGCAACATCATTTTGATTGAAGTAACTGCAGAGGATGGCATGACAACAAAAAAATACACAATTCATATCGACAGACAAGATGTTATGCTACCACAGCCACCTACTTATTACGCTGTCACTGGTGTAAGTTTAAATTATGATGAGCTTAGATTGACAGAGGGTGGAGAAAAAGTTGTCTTACAAGCAACAATTCAACCATCTTATGCAACGAATTCAAGGGTGAAATGGAGTAGTAGTAACCCAGAAGTAGCAGCAGTGGATGAAAACGGTGTTGTTACGCCACTTACTGCTGGAATAGCAATGATAACAGTTACAACTGTAGATCAAAATAAAAGTACAACGATTCTTGTAAAAGTTGAAAAAGACAGTGAGACAGTGACAACAGAACCAGAACCAGCACCAAAGCCGACACCTGAACCAGAGCAAACAATAGAATTTAGCGATGTTTCATCAGATTTTTGGGCTTATAAGGAAATTCAAGACCTTGTATCAAAGGGCATCATTCAAGGTTATCCAAATGATGAGTTTAGACCAAATGAATCAATCCGTCGTGAGCATATGATTTTAATGGTTACTCGATTGGGTCGGTTAACAGAAGAACGAGATGTTCTGGATTTTACTGATGTCCCATTAAATCATGTTTATTACAATGAAATTCGTTTGGCACAGCGAGCGGGCATAATTGATGGACAGGATGGAGCATTTCATCCAAAGTCTATTTTAACAAGAGCTCAAGCAGTAAAAATTATTGCACTTGCTTTTAATATTGATGGGGAAGGTGAAAAGAGATTTAAAGATGTGCCAGCAGATGCATGGTATGCCCCATACGTAAATGCGTTAGCCAACGAAGGCATCGTACTAGGGGATGATGAATATTTCAAACCGAATGCCGCTTTAACCCGTGCCCAATTTGCAGCGTTATTATATCGCACATTACAATTAACAGAGAGCTAGAAGCAGAGACGATGACAGGAATCAACCGGTCATCGTCTTTTTTAGGTTTTTGAAGTAAAACATGCATATCAAGCCAAAAAATCAAAAGCGACAAAAATTATTTTTCCTACGAACTATTGAAATAGTGGTAGAAAAACTGTTATAGTGAAATTATTTGTCTGACGTCTGACTATTATTTATTAAGATTGCCTGTTCTTAAATTTTTGTTATTGGACATAATGAATGGAAGAATAGCTTTGTAGTCGAGCGTGCAAAATTTATATGGGGGAATTTATGAGATACTTAATATCTTTTTGCGGATTGCTGCTTGTTTTTGGTTTAGCTTTATTAATGAGCAAAAACAAAAAAGAAATAAAATATAAAAATATATTGATGATGCTAATCATCCAATTTCTATTGGCAGCATTCCTTCTAAATACGAAATTTGGTTATATTTTGATAAAAGGAATCACGAAAGTATTTGATCATTTATTAGCTTACGCAAATACAGGCATATCCTTTGTTTTTGGAGGTTTAGCGAATAAAGGAGAATCTCCATTCTTTCTTAGTGTATTATTGCCGATTATCTTTGTATCTGTATTGATAGGGATCTTGCAGCATTTTAAAATACTTCCTTTCTTCATGAAATGGGTAGGTTTACTTTTAAGTAAAGTAAATGGTATGGGGAAATTGGAATCTTATAATGCGGTTGCTTCTGCAATGGTTGGTCAATCTGAAGTATTCATTACTGTAAAAAAACAATTAGATAAACTTACACCACAGCGAATGTATACATTATGTGCATCGGCTATGTCTACTGTTTCTATGGCAGTTGTTGGAGCCTATATGACGATGATTGAACCAAAATATGTAGTAACAGCGATTGTGTTGAACTTGTTTGGCGGATTTATTATTGTTTCTATTATTAATCCATATAGAGTAGAGGAAAGCGAAGATATTTTAACAATTGAAGATGAACATAAACAATCTTTCTTTCAAATGCTTGGTGAATATATTATGGATGGATTTAAAGTAGCTATTATTGTTGGAGCTATGCTGATCGGTTTCGTAGCATTAATGGATATGATCAATTCACTATTTGATATAGTATTCGGTATATCTTTCCAAGGGATTTTGGGTTATATCTTTGCACCAATAGCCTTCCTAATGGGTGTGCCATGGGCAGATGCCATTTCTGCTGGAGGAATTATGGCTACCAAATTAGTAACAAATGAATTTGTGGCAATGATAAGCCTTGGAGAAGTAGCTAAGTCTATGAGTGCGCATACAGTAGGTATTATTTCTGTCTTTCTTGTATCCTTTGCAAACTTTTCATCTATCGGTATTATTGCTGGAGCAGTAAAAGGTTTGAGTGAAAAGCAAGGCAATATAGTTGCTCGTTTTGGCTTAAAGCTGTTGTATGGTGCCACACTTGTTAGTATCTTAACAGCTACAATAGTTGGTTTTGTTATTTAATTTAGAAAAAAAGCAGTAATAGCTATTTGAACTGCACTCCATTTGTTAGATTGGGGTGCGGTTTTTTGTGATTATAAGGTGTATTTTTGCACTTCGTGACGGCTGGGTAGAACAATATATCTGCCAACCTTCTATACCACCCATCGGAGACAGTTTTACGTCAAATACTACATTAATTCGACACAAAGACCCCTAAAAAAATTCTAGGGGTTTACAAATTTAGAAGAGTTCCTTTAATTAATTTTTTAAAGGCTCCATTAGACTGACACATCAATGGAACCGCTGGATGCACTGATATGACTTTGATTATTTTGACTTGCTGCTTTAAATGAGCGCCACGCTTCTATATAGATCGCATCAAATTCACTTTCACGAAGCTGTTCTTTCGTGTACCAATTGCATGCCAACCATTATGTGGCGAATAGGTAGAAGTAATATTCCCCCTCGCATCCTTACGTTGTATTAGAGAAAGTTGTAACCCTGCAATGGAATAGGTACAATATGGTAAGTGGATCTGTATATAGCTACACAACATTTAGGAACTGACAGGAGCTGTTGGAGCAACTGTAGTGAATTGCTAACAGGTCGATTTTTCTCTAGTTTTCAGTTGAGTGGTTTAGGTGGATTTCCGTCAAATGTAGTAACTAAACTGCGGAAAAGCAGTAAATATTTAAACTA
This window harbors:
- a CDS encoding NupC/NupG family nucleoside CNT transporter — protein: MRYLISFCGLLLVFGLALLMSKNKKEIKYKNILMMLIIQFLLAAFLLNTKFGYILIKGITKVFDHLLAYANTGISFVFGGLANKGESPFFLSVLLPIIFVSVLIGILQHFKILPFFMKWVGLLLSKVNGMGKLESYNAVASAMVGQSEVFITVKKQLDKLTPQRMYTLCASAMSTVSMAVVGAYMTMIEPKYVVTAIVLNLFGGFIIVSIINPYRVEESEDILTIEDEHKQSFFQMLGEYIMDGFKVAIIVGAMLIGFVALMDMINSLFDIVFGISFQGILGYIFAPIAFLMGVPWADAISAGGIMATKLVTNEFVAMISLGEVAKSMSAHTVGIISVFLVSFANFSSIGIIAGAVKGLSEKQGNIVARFGLKLLYGATLVSILTATIVGFVI